The Georgenia faecalis genome includes a window with the following:
- a CDS encoding DNA-directed RNA polymerase subunit alpha codes for MLIAQRPTLTEEVVSDYRSRFVIEPLEPGFGYTLGNSLRRTLLSSIPGAAVTSIRIDGVLHEFTTVPGVKEDVTEIILNIKNIVVSSEHDEPVVMYLRKQGPGTVTAADITPPAGVEVHNPDLHIATINAKGKLEVELTVERGRGYVSAAQNKSFDSEIGRVPVDSIYSPVLKVTYKVEATRVEQRTDFDRLIVDVETKRSIAPRDAIASAGKTLVELFGLARELNTEAEGIEIGPSPTDAALAADLALPIEDLGLLSRSYNCLKREGIHTVGELVARSEADLLDIRNFGAKSIGEIREKLAGLGLSLKDSPADFDLSLVADDEDEAYEGDLEFSDEQRD; via the coding sequence GTGCTCATCGCCCAGCGCCCCACGCTGACCGAAGAGGTCGTCTCCGACTACCGCTCGCGATTCGTCATCGAGCCCCTGGAGCCCGGCTTCGGCTACACGCTCGGCAACTCCCTGCGCCGCACGCTGCTCTCCTCCATCCCGGGGGCAGCGGTGACGAGCATCCGCATCGACGGGGTCCTCCACGAGTTCACCACCGTTCCGGGTGTGAAGGAGGATGTCACCGAGATCATCCTCAACATCAAGAACATCGTCGTCTCCTCGGAGCACGACGAGCCCGTCGTCATGTACCTGCGCAAGCAGGGCCCCGGCACGGTCACCGCCGCGGACATCACCCCGCCCGCGGGCGTCGAGGTGCACAACCCCGACCTCCACATCGCCACGATCAACGCCAAGGGCAAGCTCGAGGTCGAGCTCACCGTCGAGCGCGGGCGCGGCTACGTCTCCGCGGCCCAGAACAAGAGCTTCGACTCCGAGATCGGCCGGGTCCCCGTCGACTCGATCTACTCGCCGGTGCTCAAGGTGACCTACAAGGTCGAGGCGACCCGTGTCGAGCAGCGCACCGACTTCGACCGCCTCATCGTCGACGTCGAGACGAAGCGCTCCATCGCGCCGCGTGACGCCATCGCGTCGGCCGGCAAGACGCTCGTCGAGCTGTTCGGGCTCGCCCGGGAGCTCAACACCGAGGCCGAGGGCATCGAGATCGGCCCCTCGCCGACGGACGCCGCCCTCGCGGCGGACCTGGCCCTGCCCATCGAGGACCTCGGCCTGCTGTCGCGCTCGTACAACTGCCTCAAGCGCGAGGGCATCCACACGGTCGGGGAGCTCGTGGCGCGGAGCGAGGCGGACCTGCTCGACATCCGCAACTTCGGTGCGAAGTCGATCGGCGAGATCCGCGAGAAGCTGGCCGGTCTGGGTCTGAGCCTCAAGGACAGCCCCGCGGACTTCGACCTCTCGCTCGTGGCGGACGACGAGGACGAGGCCTACGAGGGCGACCTCGAGTTCAGCGACGAGCAGCGCGACTGA
- the rpsK gene encoding 30S ribosomal protein S11, translating into MPPKSRTATAARKPRRKERKNVSHGHAYIKSTFNNTIVSITDPSGAVIAWASSGQVGFKGSRKSTPFAAQLAAEAAARRAQEHGMKKVDVFVKGPGSGRETAIRSLQATGLEVGSISDVTPQAHNGCRPPKRRRV; encoded by the coding sequence ATGCCCCCCAAGTCCCGTACGGCGACCGCCGCGCGCAAGCCGCGCCGCAAGGAGCGCAAGAACGTCTCCCACGGTCACGCCTACATCAAGAGCACCTTCAACAACACGATCGTGTCCATCACGGACCCGAGCGGCGCCGTCATCGCCTGGGCCTCCTCCGGCCAGGTCGGCTTCAAGGGCTCCCGCAAGTCGACGCCCTTCGCCGCGCAGCTCGCCGCCGAGGCCGCTGCCCGCCGCGCCCAGGAGCACGGCATGAAGAAGGTCGACGTGTTCGTCAAGGGCCCCGGCTCCGGCCGTGAGACCGCGATCCGCTCGCTCCAGGCCACCGGCCTCGAGGTCGGCTCGATCTCCGACGTCACGCCCCAGGCCCACAACGGCTGCCGCCCCCCCAAGCGCCGCCGCGTCTGA
- the rpsM gene encoding 30S ribosomal protein S13: MARLAGVDLPRDKRLEVALTYVYGVGRTRAKATLEATGISPDLRVKDMSDTDLVALRDYIDANYKVEGDLRREVAADIRRKVEIGSYQGLRHRRGLPVRGQRTKTNARTRKGPKRTVAGKKKAR, translated from the coding sequence TTGGCACGACTTGCCGGCGTCGACCTCCCCCGCGACAAGCGGCTAGAGGTTGCGCTCACTTATGTCTACGGCGTGGGACGCACCCGCGCGAAGGCGACGCTCGAGGCGACGGGCATCAGCCCCGACCTGCGCGTCAAGGACATGTCCGACACGGACCTCGTCGCCCTGCGCGACTACATCGACGCGAACTACAAGGTCGAGGGTGACCTGCGCCGTGAGGTCGCCGCCGACATCCGCCGCAAGGTGGAGATCGGCTCCTACCAGGGCCTGCGCCACCGTCGTGGCCTCCCGGTCCGTGGACAGCGCACGAAGACCAACGCGCGTACCCGCAAGGGTCCCAAGCGCACCGTGGCCGGCAAGAAGAAGGCCCGCTAA
- the rpmJ gene encoding 50S ribosomal protein L36, whose amino-acid sequence MKVKPSVKKICDNCKVIRRHGRVMVICTNLRHKQRQG is encoded by the coding sequence ATGAAGGTCAAGCCGAGCGTCAAGAAGATCTGCGACAACTGCAAGGTGATTCGGCGTCACGGCCGGGTCATGGTCATCTGCACCAACCTGCGGCACAAGCAGCGTCAGGGCTGA
- the infA gene encoding translation initiation factor IF-1, whose product MAKKDGVIEIEGTVVEALPNAMFRVELSNGHKVLAHISGKMRQHYIRILPEDRVVVELSPYDLTRGRIVYRYK is encoded by the coding sequence ATGGCGAAGAAGGACGGCGTCATCGAGATCGAGGGCACCGTGGTCGAGGCACTGCCCAACGCGATGTTCCGCGTTGAGCTGAGCAACGGTCACAAGGTGCTCGCCCACATCTCCGGCAAGATGCGGCAGCACTACATCCGGATCCTGCCCGAGGACCGGGTGGTCGTCGAGCTGAGCCCGTACGACCTCACCCGGGGTCGTATCGTCTACCGCTACAAGTAA
- a CDS encoding vWA domain-containing protein, whose product MRRAATPRSIRPRRGARALFAGLLSLTLVTSGTSALAVGEPPPETAVEDAVTSEPTLESVVEDTAVGETATDGDETAAPPADEPAAPPADEPAAPPADVPAAEEPAAPPVEERAPPAEEAAAAGDVSVLQVPPGEPGTNEAHLLVRKGGDRTGTGSTSTTVAPLAGASFEFFRVGSVNTVSGGTSVGTCTTDGTGLCGVEVSLATGNNYFYAVETAAPGGWRVPVFWDDPTDFFRYNTGAIVRTGSAAARTVTLPRPAEQTRPGGVRTWPDVRANNVAPPVCGIDLALVMDLSNSVTDSAALLNQYKAAAVDFVDELTGTPSRVGVYTFATAAPAAGVNNTTLPLTSVATAGTASVVTAKINSLTGAPTERQGGTNWDRAFHQVVESGVEHDVVLFLTDGEPTYHRDARGSGSEASITEVEEAIHSANAVKETGSQVIVVGIGNAAGTPAAANRMSLISGPVENQDYYRTNFADLAETLEEIASQNCAGTLSVVKEVRTLAGTIVPGGPGWTFTTPTAGVTPTSVTTDTTSAVNFDVAHPAGTFATPVTVNETVNAGYTLAQQGGFNARCTTDTGASLPVTNAGTTGFTVDVGAQVIVTCTVRNAEVPPDYDELTVTKTAATYFDRDYDWEIEKLVRQPDRQEIPAGEDATFTYDVTVTPSGPIDSGYGVRGSIVVSNPNDVDFTGVNVTDSLPNGTCTVAGGTNVTVAANASLTLAYNCSVPTPAASGTNTATATWNATTFPGTAGSAQGTAAFAFASAEINVTDFEVIVTDSEFDLTDYDDGTQVGNRVQADDGPVTFTYDLTWPGVPGQCETYQNTARITDTDVSRGAGGIGVLAVDEESTETVEVCTGLDLTVAKNVVTSFDRTYLWEIDKEADETSVTIGPDGTATFDYTVTATPLEFTDSEWAMTGEITVTNPNAWLAITADVVDSVDVGGGATCTVEGGQDAVIAAGATVTFEYTCTFTSQPDYEGTNTATVTWDGDVPTPTSSAVGTADVTSDGWSQTPINETITVVDDKTNPASPVTLGTAEWNEDGTPTEFEYSLTLEGVPGECVDFTNTAWIAETDQEATEEVTVCQQAPVTATKTAEATFDRTYFWDIDKSVEDTDVTVNPDGTATYDYVVEAIPGDTEDSGWELAGEITVTNPNDFGTLTVDITDAVDVGGGATCTVSGGTDVELAAGETVTLDYSCTFTSAPATTGTNTATVAWTDADGTDQSTEAEVDVTFTLDDETDRTVDVYDDKVDLDEPELLGQATWNAAGTPTTFTYQNTHQGVGGTCTPFTNTATVDVTTGEDPTDSTTVRVCVPGEFTLDKVATGADQNADGSWTVTYDVVVTNPETFAGEYNLSDTLEYGAGITPTSAEWELEGTDVSGEWDLTAGNTTVLATGRAIAAGATHTYAVTVIAEVGTGVIGTEPGQCPDEGSTTPGGFLNLATLTANTQTLTDRDCLEPVAPTVDKEAGELVDNDDDTWTVTYRLVVDNPSDTRDLTYDISDELGFAEGVAIESATVSRDGTTFPDWDGVDETTIATGVALPAGATHTYTVTVTISLTTDIDEDDRACGVNGSNAGQGLFNEVTIVSGNDEQSAEACVPIPDPELEVDKTALGAHQNADGSWTVTYDVTVTNDNPALSASYDLTDTLEFGAGLTPTSARWERDGTADAGEWDLPGNLTAVLATDVTLPARTTHTYTVIVIAEVATGTVGSTPGQCSGEDGTAGGGFLNAATLTVDESEVVVRDCAEPAAPTVEKREGTLEANEDGTWDATYTIHVDNPSDTHDLAYDLSDDLGFAEGVVINSATISRDGTTYEEWDGDTQPVIATGVALPRGTTHVYDVLVNLSLSQAIDDEDRDCEPEDGEGSGLFNAATLVSGNDSYDDDACHPLTEPDLDLDKVATGVRQNADGSWTVTYEIIVRSTTAVGGFYDLSDTLEYGEGLTPTSAEWELEGTDASGEWDLAAGDTAVLAEDRAITGNATHTYTVTVVAEVETGVIGTEPGVCSGEDGTSGGGFLNAATITVGGEDTTDRACEEPAAPTVDKREGDLVANPDGTWDVAYTIVVDNPSDTHDLAYDLSDDLGFAEGVVINSATISRDGTTYEEWDGDTQPVIVTGEALPAGATHTYEVLVNLSLTPGVDPVDRPCVPDGGTPGSGLFNGATLTSGNDDYDDDACVEIPEPALEIDKTATGATQNDDGSWTVTYDVVVDSTTNVGTTYDLTDTLEYGQGITPTSARWELEGTDVSGTWDLAAGDTAVLAQDREIAGGATHTYAVTVVATVAPGVPGTPAGQCTGEDGTDGGGFLNSATLTVEGEDTTGRDCVEPPSWTISKSSDPASGSTVRPGDVITYTVTLQAQGTPTGVRVVDDLSDVLDDADLTGDITVSVGTAALVGDELVWQVGTFSGTATLTYQVEVDDDAWSATLVNVVTGDGDPECVGDCTTTHRTPPREAPPTVPPRTPAIPPTGADIGGLAAIGLLLALAGAVAARGRRRSHTS is encoded by the coding sequence ATGCGCCGTGCCGCCACACCCCGTTCCATCCGCCCCCGTCGCGGCGCTCGAGCCCTGTTCGCCGGGCTCCTCAGCCTCACCCTGGTGACCTCGGGCACCAGTGCGCTCGCCGTGGGCGAGCCACCACCGGAGACCGCCGTCGAGGACGCCGTCACCTCCGAGCCGACGCTGGAGTCGGTCGTCGAGGACACCGCCGTGGGCGAGACGGCGACCGACGGGGACGAGACGGCCGCGCCGCCCGCCGACGAGCCGGCTGCGCCGCCCGCGGACGAGCCGGCGGCACCGCCCGCCGACGTGCCCGCGGCCGAGGAGCCCGCCGCGCCGCCCGTCGAGGAGCGCGCCCCGCCGGCCGAGGAGGCCGCGGCCGCCGGGGACGTCAGCGTGCTGCAGGTGCCCCCGGGCGAGCCCGGGACCAACGAGGCGCACCTGCTCGTCCGCAAGGGCGGGGACCGCACCGGCACGGGTAGCACGAGCACGACGGTCGCGCCCCTGGCGGGCGCCTCGTTCGAGTTCTTCCGGGTCGGCAGCGTGAACACGGTCAGCGGTGGCACGTCCGTCGGCACCTGTACCACTGACGGCACCGGCCTGTGCGGCGTCGAGGTGTCCCTCGCCACGGGTAACAACTACTTCTACGCCGTCGAGACCGCCGCGCCGGGCGGGTGGCGCGTCCCGGTCTTCTGGGACGACCCCACCGACTTCTTCCGTTACAACACCGGCGCCATCGTGCGCACGGGCTCCGCCGCCGCCCGCACCGTGACCCTCCCGCGACCGGCGGAGCAGACCCGGCCGGGCGGCGTGCGGACATGGCCCGACGTCCGAGCCAACAACGTCGCCCCGCCCGTCTGTGGGATCGACCTCGCCCTCGTCATGGACCTGTCGAACTCCGTCACGGACTCCGCGGCACTCCTCAACCAGTACAAGGCCGCAGCGGTCGACTTCGTCGACGAGCTCACCGGCACGCCCTCGCGGGTGGGTGTCTACACGTTCGCGACGGCGGCTCCGGCGGCCGGGGTGAACAACACGACGCTCCCGCTGACCTCGGTTGCCACCGCTGGCACCGCGTCGGTGGTCACCGCCAAGATCAACTCGCTGACCGGGGCCCCGACCGAGCGGCAGGGCGGGACGAACTGGGACCGCGCGTTCCACCAGGTCGTCGAGAGCGGTGTCGAGCACGACGTCGTGCTCTTCCTCACCGACGGCGAGCCGACCTACCACCGGGACGCGCGCGGCTCCGGCAGCGAGGCCTCCATCACCGAGGTCGAGGAGGCCATCCACTCGGCGAACGCCGTCAAGGAGACCGGGTCCCAGGTGATCGTCGTCGGGATCGGCAACGCCGCCGGCACCCCGGCAGCGGCGAACCGCATGTCGCTGATCTCCGGTCCCGTCGAGAACCAGGACTACTACCGCACCAACTTCGCCGACCTGGCCGAGACGCTGGAGGAGATCGCCTCGCAGAACTGCGCGGGGACCCTGAGCGTCGTCAAGGAGGTCCGCACCCTCGCCGGGACCATCGTCCCCGGTGGTCCCGGGTGGACCTTCACCACGCCGACCGCCGGTGTCACCCCGACCTCGGTGACGACCGACACCACGAGCGCGGTCAACTTCGACGTCGCGCACCCGGCCGGCACGTTCGCGACCCCGGTCACCGTCAACGAGACGGTGAACGCGGGCTACACCCTCGCCCAGCAGGGCGGGTTCAACGCCCGGTGCACGACGGACACCGGTGCGTCCCTTCCCGTGACGAACGCCGGCACCACCGGCTTCACCGTCGACGTCGGAGCGCAGGTGATCGTCACCTGCACGGTCCGCAACGCCGAGGTCCCGCCCGACTACGACGAGCTCACGGTGACGAAGACCGCGGCGACGTACTTCGACCGTGACTACGACTGGGAGATCGAGAAGCTGGTCCGCCAGCCCGACCGCCAGGAGATCCCCGCCGGGGAGGACGCCACCTTCACCTACGACGTCACCGTGACGCCGAGCGGGCCGATCGACTCCGGCTACGGGGTGCGCGGCAGCATCGTCGTGAGCAACCCCAACGACGTGGACTTCACCGGGGTCAACGTCACCGACAGCCTGCCCAACGGGACGTGCACGGTCGCCGGGGGCACCAACGTCACCGTGGCGGCCAACGCGAGCCTCACGCTCGCCTACAACTGCTCCGTGCCGACGCCTGCCGCCTCCGGCACCAACACCGCGACGGCTACGTGGAACGCGACGACGTTCCCCGGGACCGCTGGCTCCGCCCAGGGCACCGCGGCGTTCGCCTTCGCCAGCGCCGAGATCAACGTGACGGACTTCGAGGTGATCGTCACCGACTCCGAGTTCGACCTCACCGACTACGACGACGGCACCCAGGTGGGCAACCGCGTCCAGGCGGACGACGGCCCCGTGACCTTCACCTACGACCTCACCTGGCCGGGCGTGCCGGGGCAGTGCGAGACCTACCAGAACACCGCGCGCATCACCGACACCGACGTCTCCCGCGGCGCCGGCGGGATCGGTGTCCTCGCGGTCGATGAGGAGAGCACCGAGACCGTCGAGGTCTGCACCGGGCTCGACCTCACCGTGGCGAAGAACGTCGTCACGAGCTTCGACCGCACGTACCTGTGGGAGATCGACAAGGAGGCGGACGAGACCTCGGTGACCATCGGACCCGACGGCACCGCGACGTTCGACTACACGGTCACGGCGACCCCGCTGGAGTTCACCGACTCCGAGTGGGCGATGACCGGTGAGATCACCGTGACCAACCCCAACGCGTGGCTGGCCATCACCGCCGACGTCGTCGACTCCGTCGACGTGGGCGGCGGGGCCACCTGCACCGTCGAGGGCGGCCAGGACGCCGTCATCGCCGCGGGTGCCACGGTGACCTTCGAGTACACCTGCACGTTCACCTCGCAGCCGGACTACGAGGGGACGAACACGGCGACCGTCACCTGGGACGGCGACGTCCCCACGCCCACGAGCTCGGCCGTCGGCACGGCCGACGTGACGAGCGACGGCTGGTCGCAGACGCCGATCAACGAGACCATCACCGTCGTCGACGACAAGACGAACCCGGCGAGCCCGGTGACGCTGGGCACCGCCGAGTGGAACGAGGACGGCACCCCGACGGAGTTCGAGTACTCCCTCACCCTCGAGGGCGTGCCCGGCGAGTGCGTGGACTTCACCAACACCGCGTGGATCGCCGAGACCGACCAGGAGGCCACGGAGGAGGTGACGGTCTGCCAGCAGGCACCCGTCACCGCCACGAAGACCGCCGAGGCGACCTTCGACCGGACCTACTTCTGGGACATCGACAAGTCGGTGGAGGACACCGACGTCACCGTCAACCCGGACGGGACCGCGACCTACGACTACGTGGTCGAGGCCATCCCCGGGGACACCGAGGACTCCGGCTGGGAGCTCGCCGGTGAGATCACCGTGACGAACCCCAACGACTTCGGCACCCTCACCGTCGACATCACGGACGCCGTCGACGTCGGCGGCGGTGCCACGTGCACCGTCTCCGGCGGCACGGACGTCGAGCTCGCCGCGGGTGAGACCGTGACGCTCGACTACTCCTGCACGTTCACCTCCGCCCCGGCGACCACCGGCACCAACACGGCGACGGTCGCGTGGACCGACGCCGACGGCACCGACCAGTCCACCGAGGCCGAGGTCGACGTCACGTTCACCCTCGACGACGAGACCGACCGCACCGTCGACGTCTACGACGACAAGGTCGACCTCGACGAGCCCGAGCTGCTCGGGCAGGCCACCTGGAACGCCGCGGGCACGCCGACCACCTTCACCTACCAGAACACCCACCAGGGGGTCGGCGGGACGTGCACCCCGTTCACCAACACCGCCACGGTGGACGTCACCACCGGGGAGGACCCGACCGACTCCACGACGGTCAGGGTGTGCGTGCCCGGTGAGTTCACCCTCGACAAGGTGGCCACGGGCGCGGACCAGAACGCCGACGGGTCGTGGACCGTGACCTACGACGTCGTGGTGACCAACCCGGAGACCTTCGCGGGCGAGTACAACCTCTCCGACACCCTCGAGTACGGGGCGGGCATCACCCCGACCTCGGCGGAGTGGGAGCTCGAGGGCACCGACGTCTCCGGTGAGTGGGACCTCACCGCCGGGAACACCACGGTGCTCGCCACCGGCCGCGCCATCGCGGCCGGCGCGACCCACACCTACGCGGTGACGGTCATTGCGGAGGTAGGGACCGGCGTCATCGGGACCGAGCCCGGGCAGTGCCCGGACGAGGGCAGCACGACTCCCGGTGGCTTCCTCAACCTCGCCACCCTCACCGCCAACACCCAGACCCTCACCGATCGCGACTGCCTCGAGCCGGTGGCCCCGACCGTCGACAAGGAGGCCGGTGAGCTCGTCGACAACGACGACGACACCTGGACGGTGACGTACCGGCTCGTCGTGGACAACCCGAGCGACACCCGGGACCTCACCTACGACATCTCCGACGAGCTCGGGTTCGCCGAGGGCGTCGCCATCGAGTCGGCGACGGTGTCCCGCGACGGGACGACGTTCCCCGACTGGGACGGCGTCGACGAGACCACCATCGCCACGGGCGTGGCGCTGCCGGCCGGAGCGACGCACACGTACACGGTGACCGTGACGATCTCCCTCACCACGGACATCGACGAGGACGACCGCGCCTGCGGCGTCAACGGGAGCAACGCGGGTCAGGGCCTGTTCAACGAGGTCACCATCGTCTCGGGCAACGACGAGCAGTCCGCCGAGGCGTGCGTCCCGATCCCCGACCCCGAGCTCGAGGTCGACAAGACCGCGCTCGGCGCGCACCAGAACGCCGACGGGTCGTGGACGGTCACCTACGACGTCACCGTGACCAACGACAACCCGGCGCTGAGCGCGAGCTACGACCTGACCGACACCCTGGAGTTCGGCGCGGGGCTCACCCCGACGTCGGCGAGGTGGGAACGTGACGGCACCGCGGACGCCGGCGAGTGGGACCTGCCCGGCAACCTCACCGCCGTCCTCGCCACCGACGTCACGCTCCCGGCCCGGACGACGCACACGTACACCGTCATCGTGATCGCCGAGGTGGCGACCGGGACCGTCGGGTCGACGCCGGGCCAGTGCTCGGGCGAGGACGGCACGGCGGGCGGCGGGTTCCTCAACGCCGCCACCCTCACCGTCGACGAGAGCGAGGTCGTCGTGCGTGACTGCGCGGAGCCGGCGGCTCCCACGGTCGAGAAGCGCGAGGGCACCCTCGAGGCGAACGAGGACGGGACGTGGGACGCGACGTACACCATCCACGTCGACAACCCCAGCGACACCCACGACCTCGCCTACGACCTGTCCGACGACCTCGGGTTCGCCGAGGGCGTGGTCATCAACTCCGCGACGATCTCCCGCGACGGGACGACGTACGAGGAGTGGGACGGGGACACGCAGCCGGTGATCGCCACCGGCGTGGCGCTGCCGCGCGGCACGACCCACGTCTACGACGTGCTCGTCAACCTCTCGCTCAGCCAGGCGATCGATGACGAGGACCGCGACTGCGAGCCCGAGGACGGTGAGGGCAGCGGGCTGTTCAACGCCGCGACCCTGGTCTCGGGCAACGACAGCTACGACGACGACGCCTGCCACCCGCTCACCGAGCCCGACCTCGACCTCGACAAGGTCGCGACGGGGGTCCGCCAGAATGCCGACGGCTCCTGGACGGTGACGTACGAGATCATCGTGCGCAGCACGACCGCGGTCGGAGGGTTCTACGACCTGTCCGACACCCTGGAGTACGGGGAGGGCCTCACGCCCACGTCGGCGGAGTGGGAGCTCGAGGGCACCGACGCCTCCGGCGAGTGGGACCTCGCGGCCGGTGACACGGCTGTGCTCGCCGAGGACCGGGCGATCACCGGCAACGCCACCCACACCTACACGGTGACGGTGGTCGCGGAGGTCGAGACCGGTGTGATCGGCACCGAGCCGGGCGTCTGCTCCGGCGAGGACGGCACCTCCGGTGGCGGCTTCCTCAACGCCGCCACGATCACCGTCGGCGGCGAGGACACCACCGACCGCGCCTGCGAGGAGCCCGCGGCCCCGACCGTGGACAAGCGCGAGGGCGACCTGGTGGCCAACCCCGACGGGACGTGGGACGTGGCGTACACGATCGTCGTGGACAACCCCAGCGACACCCACGACCTCGCCTACGACCTGTCCGACGACCTCGGGTTCGCCGAGGGCGTGGTCATCAACTCCGCGACGATCTCCCGCGACGGGACGACGTACGAGGAGTGGGACGGGGACACGCAGCCGGTGATCGTCACCGGTGAGGCGCTGCCCGCAGGGGCGACGCACACCTACGAGGTCCTCGTGAACCTCTCGCTCACCCCGGGCGTCGACCCGGTCGACCGCCCCTGCGTCCCCGACGGCGGCACGCCGGGGAGCGGTCTGTTCAACGGGGCGACCCTCACCTCGGGCAACGACGACTACGACGACGACGCCTGTGTGGAGATCCCCGAGCCGGCCCTGGAGATCGACAAGACCGCCACGGGAGCGACGCAGAACGACGACGGGTCGTGGACCGTGACGTACGACGTGGTGGTCGACAGCACGACGAACGTCGGCACCACCTACGACCTCACCGACACCCTCGAGTACGGCCAGGGCATCACGCCCACGTCGGCGCGGTGGGAGCTCGAGGGCACCGACGTCTCCGGCACGTGGGACCTCGCGGCGGGTGACACCGCCGTGCTGGCCCAGGACCGGGAGATCGCGGGCGGCGCCACCCACACCTACGCGGTGACGGTCGTCGCCACGGTGGCGCCGGGCGTGCCCGGCACCCCGGCGGGGCAGTGCACCGGCGAGGACGGCACCGACGGCGGCGGGTTCCTCAACTCGGCCACCCTGACCGTCGAGGGCGAGGACACCACCGGCCGCGACTGCGTCGAGCCCCCGTCCTGGACGATCAGCAAGTCGTCCGACCCGGCGTCCGGTTCGACGGTTCGCCCCGGTGACGTCATCACCTACACCGTCACCCTCCAGGCCCAGGGCACGCCGACCGGCGTGCGGGTGGTGGACGACCTGTCCGACGTCCTCGACGACGCCGACCTCACCGGTGACATCACGGTGAGCGTGGGCACGGCGGCCCTCGTCGGTGACGAGCTGGTGTGGCAGGTGGGCACGTTCTCCGGGACCGCCACCCTGACCTACCAGGTCGAGGTCGACGACGACGCCTGGTCGGCCACCCTCGTCAACGTCGTCACCGGCGACGGGGACCCGGAGTGTGTGGGCGACTGCACGACGACCCACCGGACCCCGCCCCGGGAGGCGCCGCCCACCGTGCCGCCGCGCACGCCGGCGATCCCGCCCACCGGGGCCGACATCGGCGGCCTCGCCGCCATCGGGCTGCTGCTCGCCCTCGCCGGGGCGGTCGCCGCCCGGGGCCGCCGGCGGTCCCACACGTCCTGA